From one Asterias amurensis chromosome 14, ASM3211899v1 genomic stretch:
- the LOC139947314 gene encoding alpha-1A adrenergic receptor-like, protein MADTNLHKFLLITMPVVGVVGFVGNFIVCVTICCTRTLHNVTNLTLLNLAIADLLVSTLVPLNLLYTVTNDVETNDLQCGADITFQYSTAWVFLFFLNSSTSHSVLCLTLVCFEQFIGISRPLKYPTYFTRRKITAMLITVWSTPLIAYLPRTILMTKLCHKDICLCLTQEPLYSAVETLMLLLLPTAAIIWMYFRIILTLKRGARNLEVQGIQGPARELHHARRKVTGILIVLITAFLIFVIPGAVWYLVSTLFYPVFSGDVETNIWHSLALLSLLNSSINPVLYAFKYDVLRKAFKAMVCRCYGWRSSLNQIGPLI, encoded by the coding sequence ATGGCAGATACAAATCTACACAAATTTTTACTCATCACAATGCCGGTTGTTGGAGTGGTTGGATTCGTTGGAAACTTTATCGTATGCGTGACTATCTGCTGTACCAGAACTCTACATAATGTGACCAACTTGACATTACTCAACCTAGCTATCGCCGATTTACTGGTTTCTACTCTAGTTCCTTTGAATCTGTTGTATACAGTGACCAATGATGTAGAAACCAACGACCTACAGTGTGGCGCAGACATAACTTTCCAATACAGCACTGCATGGGTGTTTTTATTCTTTCTGAACAGCTCCACATCCCACTCCGTACTCTGTCTCACCCTGGTGTGTTTCGAACAGTTCATCGGGATCAGCCGACCCCTGAAGTATCCAACTTACTTCACCAGAAGAAAGATCACCGCGATGCTAATCACTGTTTGGAGCACGCCACTCATCGCATATCTACCTCGTACAATTCTCATGACCAAGTTGTGCCACAAGGACATCTGCCTGTGCTTAACACAAGAACCGCTCTACTCCGCAGTGGAGACCTTGATGTTGCTTCTTCTACCTACTGCCGCCATTATCTGGATGTATTTCAGAATCATCCTCACCTTGAAACGAGGAGCCAGAAACTTAGAAGTGCAAGGAATTCAGGGCCCCGCTCGAGAACTACACCACGCCCGCAGGAAAGTCACCGGCATTTTAATTGTCCTCATCACCGCTTTCCTCATTTTCGTGATCCCAGGAGCAGTTTGGTATCTAGTCTCGACGCTGTTTTATCCCGTCTTCTCCGGAGATGTGGAGACAAACATTTGGCATTCACTCGCTCTGTTGTCGTTATTGAATTCATCTATCAATCCAGTCTTATATGCATTCAAGTATGATGTGCTACGGAAGGCATTTAAAGCTATGGTGTGTAGATGTTATGGATGGAGGTCATCATTAAACCAAATAGGTCCCTTAATATGA